A segment of the Methylomonas paludis genome:
GAAACCGGAGCCTTAACCCCGTTGCGAGTATAATGTCCGTTTTACTAGCGGTTTTGCCGACCTCAATCAAAAAATTGAAAGCCGAGTCAATGGTATACGCTCCAGCCCACCAGCCCAAACCTTAACATTTATCACTGCCAAGAAATTTAGGGTGTTAAATTTATCCAACTGCTTTTAAGCCAGTGCCAAATTCAAGCACCTCATCAGTTCTAACCGTAAAGCTTTCTAGGGTATTAGGACCAAAGCTACAACTGATAGCCACATCGGCAGCATCTCGGCCTCTGGCAATTAACACTCGGCCGATACGAGGTATGTTATTGCGCGGATCAAAAGTGTACCAATGACCATCCAGATAAGCTTCAAACCAACCGGCAAAATCCATTACACCATAGGGAGGCGGGATACCCATATCACCTAAATACCCGCTGCAATATCTGGCCGGTATGTTCATGCAGCGACAAAAAGCAATGGCTAAATGCGCATAGTCACGACAAACCCCATTGCGCTCTTGATAGGCCTCCCAAGCCGTTTTGGTATTCCGGGCATATTGATAACCGAAGGTAATATGCTGATTAACAAAGTTACAAATAGCCTGTACCCGTTGCCATCCGGTTGGTGCTCTGTCAAATAACTGCCAGGCAATCTCAGACAGCCGGTCGGTCTCACAATACCGACTGCCTAACAGAAAGACCAGGGTATCGTCCGGTAAATTTTCTATGGGTATTTGTCTGGCTTGCGGCGCCACCTGATCCGCCAAACCGGTATCACGAATCAAGGCATCCGTAGAAATTTTCAACCGCCCCTGCGGCGCAACAATACGGCTGCACCAGTTACCAAAATTGTCCCGATAAGCCGATAACGCAACCGGCGGATCCGTAACCAGATAGTCCGGAATAATAATGTCTGATAAGCGGGTATAGTGCAAACTCAGGGTTAAGATCATGGGAGTGGGCTTGGGGCAATGATAAATCAATTCGTAACCAATGCGTATTTTCATAGTGATGCTCCTTAGCCAGCACTGCCGTTGCGGCAGACTCTGACAGTTGAATTATTGTGAGGTATGGGTATTCTCTAGACACGAGTTGACCAGCACCCTGCATAGTGATGCGGTTAACACTTTACGCAGAGCATTCCAGCGCCTGCCTGCCTTGACAATATGTTTTTGGTTGATTTCCAGTTCTATACCAATATAAACATCGGCTAAGAACTGCCGCCGCAACCAGGTGGTTAAACCATCGTTTTTACCAGCATAAGGATAATTGCGTCTAATCTGAAAATGAGGTAGGCAGTTGTGCAAATCGGCCTGCCAACGCGCGCAGAAGGCCAGTTCGCCGACCCGGCAAGGGTCATACAACAAACCGATGTCGGCGTTTCTGACTTTACCTTCCAGTTCCGGGGTAAAGCTGTGTACGGACAAATGCAGCACTTGGCCATGTTCAAGCACGGCCTGCCTGACCAAGCGCTCGACTTGCTCTCGATACGGCTGATAATATTGCCTTAAAATTTGCTGACGTGGTGTCGGCGGCAGTTCTGCAATGGTTTTACCATGTAGCCGGCGATGACCAATAGAACGATTTAGATCAACCAATAAACGACTGGTGGTAGAGCTCAACAACGGCGCTGCACAGGATTTTGCAAAGTCCTTGGCTATGCAAAGCGCTCCAGCATCAAAACCGCAATGACTATCCAGCAGTGCCTGCTGATCTGAAAACAGTTCACGATATTGAGCCGGAATCTGATTGCCGCCATGCTCACAACTAATCACCAAACCAGGGCGCTGCTGCCGACGATCCGGTTGAGCAAACGCCAAAGGATTAGCGGGACTGGACAAAACAATTACCAGTCCAAATCGGGCAAGTGCCTAAACACCTGGCGAGTACCTTCGGTCCATTGCTTACCCAGTGCCATAAAATATTCATCTCTCTCCTCAAAACGACGGCACATCCGCACTTGCAGACTGTCACGCTGATAGACCAGTAAATCTATCGGCATCCCCACCGATAAATTGCTGCACATTGTGGAATCAAAAGAAACCAGCACACATTTTGCCGCATCGTTTAAGGAGGTAGAACGAGTAATTACTCTATCCATGATAGGTTTGCCGTATTTGGTTTCCCCAGTTTGCAAATAGGGTGTCTCCAGACTGGCTTCAATAAAATTGCCTTGAGCGTAAATCCTGAACAAGCGCGGCACTTCTCCTGCTATCTGTCCACCCATGATAAATGAAGCGTTAAAATGCAAATCACTGGCTTGCAGATAATGACCGTCACGCCGATCAACATCCCGCATAGCATCCGATACCAGCGTGACCGCATCGAACATAGACTCGGCATTGCTCAGATTGGCCACGCCAGGCTTGGCGTTGCGCTGTTTCAGCACACTGATAACGGCTTGGGTTCCCGCCAGATTACCGGAGCTTAACAGTACGATAACGCGCTGATCCGTTTGTGAAAATACGGTCATTTTGCAAAATTTTGCAATATTATCCACCCCGGCATGGGTACGTGAATCCGAAGCGAACACCAGACCAGTATCTAACATCACACCTATACAGTAGGTCAAAACCGCAGTTCTGCGTGCAGATTCATCAAAATTAAACCTATGGCATTTACCCAAAACTAAAAATCAGCAGG
Coding sequences within it:
- a CDS encoding transglutaminase-like domain-containing protein, which codes for MKIRIGYELIYHCPKPTPMILTLSLHYTRLSDIIIPDYLVTDPPVALSAYRDNFGNWCSRIVAPQGRLKISTDALIRDTGLADQVAPQARQIPIENLPDDTLVFLLGSRYCETDRLSEIAWQLFDRAPTGWQRVQAICNFVNQHITFGYQYARNTKTAWEAYQERNGVCRDYAHLAIAFCRCMNIPARYCSGYLGDMGIPPPYGVMDFAGWFEAYLDGHWYTFDPRNNIPRIGRVLIARGRDAADVAISCSFGPNTLESFTVRTDEVLEFGTGLKAVG
- a CDS encoding N-formylglutamate amidohydrolase codes for the protein MSSPANPLAFAQPDRRQQRPGLVISCEHGGNQIPAQYRELFSDQQALLDSHCGFDAGALCIAKDFAKSCAAPLLSSTTSRLLVDLNRSIGHRRLHGKTIAELPPTPRQQILRQYYQPYREQVERLVRQAVLEHGQVLHLSVHSFTPELEGKVRNADIGLLYDPCRVGELAFCARWQADLHNCLPHFQIRRNYPYAGKNDGLTTWLRRQFLADVYIGIELEINQKHIVKAGRRWNALRKVLTASLCRVLVNSCLENTHTSQ
- a CDS encoding peptidase — its product is MLDTGLVFASDSRTHAGVDNIAKFCKMTVFSQTDQRVIVLLSSGNLAGTQAVISVLKQRNAKPGVANLSNAESMFDAVTLVSDAMRDVDRRDGHYLQASDLHFNASFIMGGQIAGEVPRLFRIYAQGNFIEASLETPYLQTGETKYGKPIMDRVITRSTSLNDAAKCVLVSFDSTMCSNLSVGMPIDLLVYQRDSLQVRMCRRFEERDEYFMALGKQWTEGTRQVFRHLPDLDW